The Chryseolinea soli nucleotide sequence CAATTCCGTGTTTGTGAATTGCGACTACTTCGGACAACTGACCGAGCAATCGCTGGTGATCAATGATCTCAAGGCTGCCCCCATCGGCTATGGTGCCGTCGGCACGTATGCCGGCACCGATGGCAACAAGGGAAATGTCTTTTTTGTCCGTACCGACAAGCTGGGCAATTTCCAAAAGGAATCGGTCCATTATTATGATGGTGCCTCCGAGAGCATTGCCGTATCGGATCCCACATCGTCGTCCAGCGAAGACACCGGCGAGTCGTTGACGTCGACGCGCGACGGCGGATATGTTTTGGCCGGCACATTAGAAACCACACCCACCCGCGGTAACGGTGGTACGGATATCTGGCTGATCAAGGTCGATGCTTATGGCGCACCGATCTGGGACAAGATCATTGGCGGGCCCACGAATGAAATTGTGTCGTCCATCCGCGAAGCGGCTGATGGCAGCCTCGTGATCTGCGGAACCATCCGCGACGCCTCGGAAGAAACGGGCGGTCTATCGTCGATCTTTTTGATCCGCACCGACAGCCAGGGAGAATTGAAGAATTAATTTTTAGCATACGAATTAACGATATCTGTCTATGGACTTTTCTTTACAACGGAGACGCCTGTTCACCTTTTTGCTGTTTTTCATGGCAACGGGGTCAGCATGGGCCAACAACACTGTAACGATCGAGCAGGACGGCGCACAAGTGGATCCCACCAACGCGTCGCCTATCCTCTTTGTGGTCACCTTCAATGAAGCCGTAACCGGCTTCACTTCCGCCGACGTGGACCTGAGCACGTCCACGGCAACGGGAACGCTGGCAGCCGCCGTAACAGAAATCGCCCCCAACAACGGTACCACCTACCGCGTGAGCGTGACCGGCATGACGGGCAACGGCAATGTCATTGCCCAGATCCCCGCCGCGGCCGCCAAGTTGGTTTCGGATGGAACAACAAATACGGCGGCTAGCACCAGCAGCGACAATTCCGTACGCTTCGACAACACACCGCCCACGGTAAACAATCTTACGCCCAACGACAATGCCACCGGCGTAGCGGTATCCACCAACCTCGTGATCCAGTTCAACGGCAGTTCCCTCGTCAAGGGCACGGGAACGATCGAACTGCGCAAAGACTCCGACGACTCCATGATCGAAAGCTTTGACGTGGCCACGTCATCCAACATTTCGATCAGTGGACAGACGGTCACCATCGACATCAGCAGCAACCTGGCGGTTAGCACCAAGTATTATGTGATCGTCCCCGCCGGCTCCTACACCGACGCTGCGACAAATCCTTTTGCCGGCCTCACGGCCAAAAACGATTGGAACTTCACCACCAACAATCCTGCGCCCTTCGGTTTGTCGACGGTCCCCGCCGACGATGCGACTGGCGTCTCCCTGAGTACGAGCAGTGTAAGCATTACCTTCTCGGAGCCTGTGGTGAATGTGGGTGACAACTCCAACACCAACAATAGGATCAGCATCAGGAACGTGACCGCCGGTAGTACGTTTGAAACCATTGACCCCACTGCCGCGGGAAAAGTAGTGATCGCCGGTTCGACGGTCACCATTAACTTTGTCGGAACGCTTTCTCCCGGCGTCACCTATGCGGTGAGGATCGGTAATTCGGTTTTTGAAGATGTGGATGGTGCGGGCTACAGCGGGATATCCAATGACACGGATTGGAATTTCACAACGATAGCGCTGCCGACGTTCACCTTTAAGTCACCGATAACCATACCCGCTTCTACAACCTCCGCCACGAACACCTGCGTTGGTGAAAAGGTATCGCTGGATGGTACCAACTTCGGTACGACACCCACGGTAACCATCGATGGCACCCCGGTTCCTATGGCCAACTATGTTACCCAGACCTCCACCAAAGTCGAGTTCATCGTGCCTTCGGTAACAGGTTCCTTCGATGTGGTATTGACGAACAACGACAACAGCTTGTCCAGCGCGCCAGCGACGATCAACTTCAAGCCGGCCATCCTGACCAACCTCAATGTGTTTGCCAGCCCGGCCAGCGCTGCCGTTGGCGGATCGTCTGCGATCAAAGTAGACAACTCCCAGTCGACTGTAACCTATCAAATGATCTTGAACCCGAGCACCAACATCGGCAATACGCAAGGTGGTAACGGTGCCCAGCTTTCGTTTGCTACCGATGCTACGCCCGGTGGTGCCGTCTACCCTACTCCTGGCCCGACGAGCTACACGTATAAATTTCAAGCTACCTCCAGCGGTTGTGCCACGAAAACACTCACCAATACCGCCACCGTCAATGTGTCGGCTGTAACCGCTTCTGCCGGTCCGGACAAGGACCTTTGTATCGGCGACGCCGTGACCATCGGCGGCAGCCCGACCGGTTCTGGCGGCACGGGTTATTTCAGCTTTTCATGGTCGAGCCCAGGCGGCTTTACCAGCACGGCAACCAACCCGAGCGTGACGGCACCCGGTACATATACCGTTACGGTGAAAGACAACACGGGCGCAACCGACACCGACGATGTGGTGGTCACCGGCCTTACAAAACCCACAATCGATTTTATGGTCGGAATTCGCACCCAGTTCAACTACGATGAAAGTGCCTACCTGCTTAGCGACAAAACTATCGTTATCCCCAACGATGGCACAGGTGTGTTCAGCGGACAGGGGGTGACTCTCAACTCCACCGACGGCAACTATTACTTCAACCCTCAGGCCTTTACTTCCCAGGCCGTGGGCGTACCGATTACCTACACGCACACCTCGGCCAATGGGTGTTCGAATTCCAACAGCTTTCCTGTGGATGTTAACGTTCCGGGGTCGGCTGTCACCAATTTTAAAACGAAATACTGTTACAACGACAATCCTACCACCGGGCTCGTTTTTAACCAGTCAGTATACACTATTCCCCCCGGAAAAGAGTTTAGCTCTTTGAAGGCGTATGGCTATAATGCGGCAACGGCCCTCTACGGGTTTTATGACCCGTTAGACCCCAACTACCCGCTTAGCAAAAGCGGCCCGACCTATACCTTCAACCCCGTAAAAGCCTATGCCCTTGCGGGGCAAACCTCATCGGTGTATGTCATGGTGTATCTCAGGAACTCTACTCCTGACAAAATTGAGGATCCTTTCTATTTTACCTATTCGGGCGCTATTATGTGGGGGCCCGGCGCCGTACCTGAAATACTTCCCATGAGGGAGGACGCGATTGTCTGCGAAAAAGATCCTTTGATCACGCTCTCCTCCACGCTGGATGCGCCCGGCTTTGGCTATACAACCTTAAATTATCAGGAAACCAGCTACAACTCTGTGTCGGGGTCGGGCACGGGACCTTACACGTTCAATCCCGACCTGGTGAACTTTGGTAGCTTCAATCAGAAGGCGGTTACCGTCAAGTTTAACTACAAGGACAACAACGGCTGCGTGGCCTCGACGCAGCGGTCGGTGACCGTCGTCAAGAAAGTAGGTGGTCCCATCTCCCTCGACCAACAATATTGCCAGTTCTTTGACGGCAAACGCGTGTTATCGGCCGAGTCGCAATACCCTAGCGAAAAAATTACCTTTGCCTGGTATACTTCCTCTTCGCTGTCGGATGTCACGCCCGGCACCGGATCAGTGTTCGATACCGACATCAACACGCAAAACCCTGTCACCAAAACCTATTATGTAACACAAAACTTCCGCAGCTGCGAAAGCGACTACACCGCGGTCAACATCGTGGTTGCCCCGGCGCCGGTGATCAACCTCAACTTCCCGTCGCCTTGCGAAAACCGCGCTACGACCTACGTGGGTCCCGTGCCGCCAGGTTCCAATCCCAGCTATAGCTGGAGTTTCTCAGGCGATTCGCAGAGCTACAACACCAAGGATGTCGTACACACCTTTGCCAACAACGGTCCGGCCAGTGTATCGCTGGTTGTAAAATCAACCAGCAACGGGCAGGAGTGCTCCTCATCCGCCACACAATCCCTTGTGGTGGGACAAAATCCGACGGCGGACGTCACCTTCAATCAATTGTGTGATGGCGACAACACCAACTTGCAAGCGTTGTCGGATCTTAACGCCGAAACCATTTACTGGGATTTTGGCGACGGCGATGTGTGGGCCAAGAGCCCGCAGGGCACGGTGATCAACGATCCCGCAGGTCGCACCACGGGTACTTATCTTGCGCCCCATCACAAATTCACCAATGGTGAAGGCGAGTATACCGTCGAATTGCGTGTATATACCAACCTGAATTGCAGCGACACGGTGAAAAAGACCTTGCGAATTCTCCCCTACCTCAAAAACTTCAACTCCCTCAATCCCTATCACATGGAAGCGCTCAACGGGGGCGACGGTTTCTGGGCAGTCGACAGCAGCAGCGTAAACTCCAGTTGGCAATTCACGGCGCCTAATGATACCGTGATCCACAACATCAACAAGGCGTGGGTAACCAATGGCGACAAGAATGTAAATTTCGGCGATTACAATTCCAACGAGCACTCGGCGGTGAACAGCCCCTGCTTCGACATCACTGGCTTTGAGCGCCCCGTCTTTGCAATGGATTTCATTGCGAATACGGGTTCTGATTCGGGTAAGGATGGAGCAGTATTGCAGGTGTCGACCGACGGCGGCTTGAGCTGGAAAGTGATCGGCGACAAGAACTCCGGTTTGAATTGGTACAATACTATCGGTGTATCGGGTAGCGCGCCCGGCGAGCAGAGCGTGGTGGCCTGGTCAGGCGACCTCTGGACCACCAATATCGACAAGACCGACTCGATCTGGCTGCAAGCCAAACACACCCTGAACCTCCCCGAAAATGTGTTGCCATCGGCCAAAAGGAACAAAGTGC carries:
- a CDS encoding Ig-like domain-containing protein, translated to MDFSLQRRRLFTFLLFFMATGSAWANNTVTIEQDGAQVDPTNASPILFVVTFNEAVTGFTSADVDLSTSTATGTLAAAVTEIAPNNGTTYRVSVTGMTGNGNVIAQIPAAAAKLVSDGTTNTAASTSSDNSVRFDNTPPTVNNLTPNDNATGVAVSTNLVIQFNGSSLVKGTGTIELRKDSDDSMIESFDVATSSNISISGQTVTIDISSNLAVSTKYYVIVPAGSYTDAATNPFAGLTAKNDWNFTTNNPAPFGLSTVPADDATGVSLSTSSVSITFSEPVVNVGDNSNTNNRISIRNVTAGSTFETIDPTAAGKVVIAGSTVTINFVGTLSPGVTYAVRIGNSVFEDVDGAGYSGISNDTDWNFTTIALPTFTFKSPITIPASTTSATNTCVGEKVSLDGTNFGTTPTVTIDGTPVPMANYVTQTSTKVEFIVPSVTGSFDVVLTNNDNSLSSAPATINFKPAILTNLNVFASPASAAVGGSSAIKVDNSQSTVTYQMILNPSTNIGNTQGGNGAQLSFATDATPGGAVYPTPGPTSYTYKFQATSSGCATKTLTNTATVNVSAVTASAGPDKDLCIGDAVTIGGSPTGSGGTGYFSFSWSSPGGFTSTATNPSVTAPGTYTVTVKDNTGATDTDDVVVTGLTKPTIDFMVGIRTQFNYDESAYLLSDKTIVIPNDGTGVFSGQGVTLNSTDGNYYFNPQAFTSQAVGVPITYTHTSANGCSNSNSFPVDVNVPGSAVTNFKTKYCYNDNPTTGLVFNQSVYTIPPGKEFSSLKAYGYNAATALYGFYDPLDPNYPLSKSGPTYTFNPVKAYALAGQTSSVYVMVYLRNSTPDKIEDPFYFTYSGAIMWGPGAVPEILPMREDAIVCEKDPLITLSSTLDAPGFGYTTLNYQETSYNSVSGSGTGPYTFNPDLVNFGSFNQKAVTVKFNYKDNNGCVASTQRSVTVVKKVGGPISLDQQYCQFFDGKRVLSAESQYPSEKITFAWYTSSSLSDVTPGTGSVFDTDINTQNPVTKTYYVTQNFRSCESDYTAVNIVVAPAPVINLNFPSPCENRATTYVGPVPPGSNPSYSWSFSGDSQSYNTKDVVHTFANNGPASVSLVVKSTSNGQECSSSATQSLVVGQNPTADVTFNQLCDGDNTNLQALSDLNAETIYWDFGDGDVWAKSPQGTVINDPAGRTTGTYLAPHHKFTNGEGEYTVELRVYTNLNCSDTVKKTLRILPYLKNFNSLNPYHMEALNGGDGFWAVDSSSVNSSWQFTAPNDTVIHNINKAWVTNGDKNVNFGDYNSNEHSAVNSPCFDITGFERPVFAMDFIANTGSDSGKDGAVLQVSTDGGLSWKVIGDKNSGLNWYNTIGVSGSAPGEQSVVAWSGDLWTTNIDKTDSIWLQAKHTLNLPENVLPSAKRNKVRFRVAFASNGDTEFEGVAFNNVHIEDRNRIMLVENFTNVTAAGAGVNNTRFNTPQDDVVKIQYNVSFPGEDEINLQNPTDPGARGAFYGIANTDQVVPRVYVDGTSGGKLTGPTDWFDQSKSLRSLVTSPLDISISTVPASTSQLSVVAQITPNQTLTEGKLIAHVVIVENPVDGNEFVLRKMLPNASGTVLAMPLTTGVPVTLPTLTWQVDNTHVDPANLSVVVFVQNEDTKEVLQAAMLEHPSNLPTAIVTGTEPSFSQQTSLYPNPADHQLIIHMPQAARKDMPLSIFDTFGHEVLQRTIVTGEQQVVVNTTSFAAGVYLIQFEASPGVQVRKKVVVTHR